The following proteins come from a genomic window of Salvia hispanica cultivar TCC Black 2014 chromosome 4, UniMelb_Shisp_WGS_1.0, whole genome shotgun sequence:
- the LOC125224024 gene encoding LOW QUALITY PROTEIN: rubisco accumulation factor 1.1, chloroplastic-like (The sequence of the model RefSeq protein was modified relative to this genomic sequence to represent the inferred CDS: inserted 2 bases in 1 codon), with the protein MVSVAAPKPFLSTPFLPHLHLPLPLPSSPSSLHKPLSISALIIPGSRNYNKRQAPQQPPQEVYQPYHPPPSPXPARYRNLDTMARLDILTNRLGQWFEYASLIPSLVSEGFISTTIEEITGIASIEQNLLVVANQVRDSLIEAADPDTVSYFNNSGSAEILYEIRILNTPQRAAAARFIIKHGFDAKKAGELARSIKDYPRRYEERGWEFFDGNIPGDCLAFMFFRQAFEHKTASSPEWTAQSLEKALEMAETERARMRVLEDLEGKEDEEVEDELAQALRVPVVRLVYGEVAESTSVVVLPVCKAEGREVQLQEAPWECGMGGNFGIVEAEKSWSGWVVLPGWMPIAGLNRGGVAVRFDKAKGVLPWKDKRKDLDEEILVVVDRGQTEVEAEDGFYMVVGGGNGSGTEALKVERGVKLKETGVEKSLGMVLLVVRPPRDDIEDQLVDDD; encoded by the exons ATGGTGTCCGTCGCCGCCCCTAAACCCTTCCTCTCCACCCCCTTCCTCCCCCACCTCCAcctccccctccccctcccctCCTCCCCTTCCTCCCTCCACAAGCCCCTCTCCATCTCCGCCCTCATCATCCCCGGCTCCCGCAACTACAACAAGAGGCAGGCGCCGCAGCAGCCTCCGCAGGAGGTCTACCAGCCCTACCACCCCCCGCCTTCCCC TCCCGCCCGCTACCGCAACCTCGACACCATGGCTCGCCTCGACATCCTCACCAACCGCCTCGGCCAATGGTTCGAGTACGCCTCCCTCATCCCCTCCCTCGTCTCCGAGGGCTTCATCTCCACCACCATTGAGGAGATCACCGGCATCGCCTCCATCGAGCAGAACCTCCTCGTCGTCGCCAACCAGGTCCGCGACTCCCTCATCGAGGCCGCCGACCCCGACACCGTCTCCTACTTCAACAACTCCGGCTCCGCCGAGATCCTCTACGAGATCCGGATTCTCAACACTCCTCagcgcgccgccgccgctcgATTCATCATCAAGCACGGATTTGACGCCAAAAAGGCGGGGGAATTGGCTAGGTCGATCAAGGATTACCCGCGCCGCTACGAGGAGAGAGGCTGGGAGTTTTTTGATGGAAATATCCCTGGGGATTGCTTGGCTTTTATGTTTTTCCGGCAGGCGTTCGAGCACAAAACGGCGTCGTCCCCGGAGTGGACTGCACAGTCTTTGGAGAAGGCTCTGGAGATGGCGGAGACGGAGCGCGCGCGGATGAGAGTGCTCGAGGATTTGGAAGGGAAGGAGGATGAGGAAGTTGAGGATGAATTGGCTCAGGCGCTGCGCGTGCCGGTGGTTCGGCTGGTGTACGGGGAGGTGGCGGAGTCCACTTCAGTGGTTGTGCTTCCCGTGTGCAAGGCGGAGGGGAGGGAGGTGCAGCTGCAGGAGGCGCCATGGGAGTGTGGAATGGGAGGGAATTTCGGGATCGTGGAGGCCGAGAAGAGCTGGAGTGGGTGGGTGGTGCTGCCGGGATGGATGCCGATAGCAGGGCTGAACAGGGGAGGAGTGGCAGTGAGGTTTGATAAGGCAAAAGGAGTGCTTCCGTGGAAGGATAAGAGGAAGGATTTGGATGAGGAGATATTGGTGGTGGTGGATAGAGGCCAGACGGAGGTGGAAGCGGAGGATGGGTTTTATATGGTGGTGGGTGGTGGCAACGGGAGCGGCACCGAGGCCTTGAAGGTGGAGAGAGGCGTCAAGTTGAAGGAAACAGGGGTGGAGAAGAGCCTCGGCATGGTGCTCTTGGTGGTCCGGCCGCCTAGAGACGACATTGAAGATCAATTGGTTGATGACGACTAG
- the LOC125224026 gene encoding peptidyl-prolyl cis-trans isomerase CYP19-3-like — translation MKNPKVFLDILIGKAKAGRVVMELFADTTPKTAENFRALCTGEKGIGSCGKPLHFKGSTFHRIIPEFMCQGGDFTRGNGTGGESIYGAKFADENFTLKHTKPGLLSMANAGKNTNGSQFFITTATTSWLDGKHVVFGEVVDGYNVVEEMEKVGSDAGTPSSTVLIEDCGQIVED, via the coding sequence ATGAAGAACCCGAAGGTTTTCTTGGACATATTGATCGGTAAAGCGAAAGCTGGACGCGTTGTGATGGAGCTCTTTGCCGACACTACCCCAAAAACTGCCGAGAACTTCCGAGCTCTGTGCACCGGCGAGAAAGGAATCGGATCTTGCGGGAAGCCACTGCATTTCAAAGGATCTACATTTCATCGCATCATCCCTGAGTTCATGTGTCAAGGCGGTGATTTCACTCGCGGCAACGGGACTGGCGGAGAATCCATTTATGGAGCCAAGTTTGCCGATGAGAATTTCACTCTAAAGCACACTAAGCCAGGCCTCTTGTCCATGGCAAATGCTGGTAAAAACACCAATGGCTCCCAATTCTTCATCACCACTGCAACGACCTCTTGGCTCGATGGGAAGCACGTCGTGTTCGGGGAAGTTGTGGATGGCTATAACGTAGTCGAGGAGATGGAGAAAGTTGGGTCCGATGCTGGGACGCCCTCCTCCACTGTTTTGATTGAGGATTGTGGTCAGATTGTTgaagattaa